The following coding sequences are from one Peromyscus eremicus chromosome X, PerEre_H2_v1, whole genome shotgun sequence window:
- the LOC131899098 gene encoding melanoma-associated antigen B4-like encodes MPRGKKSKARAREKRRQVQDEAQGLNDAQAKASEKGESRACSDQASGDAKPSTPPTGIPLGKAPTVTASNDMAHKRSGKGAKGQEEKSESSFRAPLSTGSMQMDLLSRKTGMLVEYMLCKYKIKQPAKRGEMLKVINKRFKEHFPEILKKATYRLDMVFGLELKEIQPNGQSYMLISKLDFQDDGSRSNELGLPTRGILIPLLSVIYLNNYCASEEEIWHFLNMLGVYDGVPHLIFGDVRKLITKELVQEKYLEYRQVPDGDPPSYQFLWGPRAYAETSKMKVMDFLAKVSETMPSAYSSLYEKALIEEEEKAKAEAAAKPGTKGKAKGHTKTKLSHPTHK; translated from the coding sequence ATGCCCAGAGGAAAGAAGAGTAAGGCCCGCGCTCGAGAGAAACGTCGCCAGGTCCAAGATGAGGCCCAGGGGCTAAATGATGCTCAGGCAAAGGCATCAGAGAAAGGGGAGTCACGTGCCTGCTCTGATCAAGCTTCAGGAGATGCTAAGCCAAGCACTCCTCCTACTGGCATACCACTGGGTAAGGCACCCACCGTGACTGCTAGTAACGACATGGCCCACAAaaggtctgggaaaggtgcaAAGGGCCAAGAAGAGAAAAGTGAGAGTTCTTTTAGGGCCCCACTCTCCACTGGGAGCATGCAGATGGATCTTTTATCAAGGAAGACAGGAATGCTGGTGGAGTACATGCTCTGCAAGTACAAAATTAAACAGCCTGCGAAGAGGGGAGAGATGCTCAAAGTTATCAACAAAAGGTTCAAGGAGCACTTCCCCGAGATCCTCAAGAAAGCCACATATCGTTTGGATATGGTGTTTGGCCTGGAGTTGAAAGAAATCCAGCCCAATGGTCAATCCTACATGCTTATCAGCAAGCTTGATTTCCAGGATGATGGAAGTAGGAGCAAtgagctgggtcttcccaccAGGGGCATTCTGATCCCTCTCCTAAGTGTGATCTACTTAAATAACTACTGTGCTTCAGAGGAGGAGATCTGGCACTTCCTGAATATGCTAGGAGTCTATGATGGGGTCCCACATCTCATCTTTGGGGATGTCAGGAAGCTCATTACTAAAGAGCTAGTGCAGGAAAAGTACCTGGAATACCGTCAGGTTCCTGATGGGGATCCTCCATCGTATCAGTTCCTGTGGGGCCCGAGAGCCTATGCTGAAACCAGCAAGATGAAAGTGATGGACTTTTTAGCTAAAGTCAGTGAAACCATGCCCAGTGCTTACTCATCTCTCTATGAGAAGGCTTTGattgaagaggaagagaaagccaaAGCCGAAGCTGCAGCCAAGCCTGGCACTAAGGGCAAGGCCAAGGGACATACTAAGACCAAGTTAAGCCATCCTACTCACAAGTGA
- the LOC131899128 gene encoding non-histone chromosomal protein HMG-14-like: MPKRKVIADAAAKVAPKRCSARLLAKPAPAKADAKQENAAGKDTSSYKKVYTKGKRGTKGKRAEVADQQTTDLLGENGEAENQSPASEVEERTRSD, from the coding sequence ATGCCCAAGAGGAAGGTTATCGCAGATGCAGCAGCAAAGGTGGCACCCAAGCGCTGCTCTGCGAGGCTGTTGGCCAAGCCCGCCCCTGCCAAGGCTGACGCAAAGCAGGAAAATGCTGCGGGAAAGGATACATCCTCATACAAGAAAGTGTACacgaaagggaagagaggaacaaAGGGCAAACGGGCTGAAGTGGCTGACCAGCAAACTACAGATCTGCTTGGAGAAAATGGAGAGGCTGAAAACCAGAGTCCAGCCTCTGAAGTAGAAGAGAGAACCAGGTCCGACTAA